The DNA segment TATCATTTTGTCAGCTAAGAGTGACCCATttattattttctctctttcatTTCTTTAATCTCTACAAGACTTTTTTTCCATTTGacaaatcaaattttcttttgattcaCATACATCCCCAACTCTAACCCGTGAGAAACAGAGAGCGACTGTTCAAAAATTTGGCCATTGATAGTTGAACCATAAAGGTTGAAAAAAACCTCTCCATGTCTATTCCCTTTCTGGGGTTCGACAAATTCAAGCTTTTCGCCATTATTGAGGTGAGAAGAAAAAACTTTCTTGCCCCCTTTTTTGCAATCTCTTCTTTGCCCATTTTCTGAAAATGGGTTCATGTTTGCTTTAATGGGTTTCTTTGTAATTGGGTTTAATGGGTGTTTAGAGATTCTCCATTGTTGTGGGACTGTTCTTTTGTTGTAGCTTTTGATGGGAAGTTGAGAAAATTAGGGTTGGTGAATTGACATAGTTTGTGCCTTTTTTTTGTAGTTCAGAGGACTGGTTTGACAAGTTTTATTTTGGAGGAGAAGAAACTTTTTGAATGGAGAAATCATCTATGGTGGTTTTTTCTGAGATGGTAAGAGGATTTGATGAACACAATGCtattttagaatttgtttgTGTATTGTTGTGTTAAATCTGTTTTAAGAATATATCATAACTCATTGACTTAAGCTTTTGGATCAAATCATAGTATGTCTATCAGAGTCGGAGTTCCTGTGTTCGAATCCtgttctttcttttcctatttatattagtaatcgCTCATTGGGTCTTGTGCTAATTAGGGACGTGTGAAGCGTGTACATACCTTAAATCAACTCGAGTTTTCGGGTAGTGTTCGTTTTTGGAAATGTTCGGATTAGGTAAAGGAAATGAGGCATTGATGAtgtctatttttcatttttagggAATGGAGGATAATGGCTTTGTCAATCAGTGGCACAAGAGCTCAATGGATGAGCTTGGTATGCTCCCATTAGCAGCTTCTTTGGGGGAGAATTTGCAGCATTCTTATGCTCAAACAAACTTTGATCAAAAGGCTTCTTTAAACCATTCACACAATGCCATACTTGGGTATGTGAAACAGTTCAAAAATGATGAATGGAGTTCATACCAAACAACTAATCATTTGCCAAATTCACAAGTAATTGCTTATCCGACTGCATCTGTTTCGGCTTCCAACTACTCGAACCAAATGGACTTCACGAGGCCAAAAGAGGAGGTTGTGTGTCCTCAGAGTATTAGCAACCTCCCATCTGATATCTTGGTTTCTCAAGGCTCATTAGCCTACCAAAGCCATGTAACCAAGTCGAATCGTGGAACAAGGAGTCCCTCTACAAACAGTAGAATCCCCCAGGCTCAAGATCATATTCTTGCAGAGCGGCGACGGCGAGAGAAGCTCAGCCAGCGGTTTATCGCTTTATCTGCTATAGTTCCTGGCCTAAAGAAGGTAAAGGCTCTATTGAAAAGTACATCATAGATTTTTTTCCCTTACTGTTCCTCTAGTTCTAGAGTTCTTTGCATCCGAAAGTTGATCCGTTAGGTAAATAGAAATGGAAAGAAACTTTTTAACTCTGTTATTTCCCTTGCTGATAGATGGACAAGGCTTCAGTTCTTGGAGATGCCATTAAGTATCTGAAACAACTCCAAGAGAAAGTGAAGATACTAGAGGAACAAACCCGCAGGAAAGACATCGAATCGGTGGTATTCGTCAGGAAATCCCAAGTTTTTGCTGATGGAAACAACACATCAAAAGAGGAGGACGAGCCACTTCCTGAAATCGAAGCAAGATTTTGTGACAAAAATGTCCTTATAAGAGTACACtgtgaaaaaaagaaagatgtcATAGAGAAAACAATTGCTGAAATTGAAAAGTTGCACCTTACAATAGTCAACAGCAGTGTTATGTCATTTGGGAGTCTCGCTCTCGACATAACTATTATCGCGCAGGTAATAACTATACGCCATCTACATAACCGACCGGATACTTAGATCTCTCGAAACCGAAATTCCGAGCTTAAGAACCAACTACAATCagttccttatagatacattaCATTTTCCTGATGCTGTTTTCTTGAAACATATTCACCTTTTTGCAGATGGATAAGGAATTCTGTTTGACATTAAAGGAACTCGTGAAGAAGTTGCAGTCGACTCTGCGCTTGTTTTAACGAGAAGATAGAAGAGTTTTTTAAATAAGATCAGGAGCAGCCCTTGGCCTACAACAAAATAAGAACAATCATATAAAAGTATAAAACAAAACTAAACAAAACCTATCCCTTTTTAAAGCCATTATGTTTACAGGTCTGTGATGTTCAACCAAATTTGGACCAATAATCTTCAAGCAAACCACTTGTGAGATTCACATTTCAGGTGgggttttcattttttccctttcctttttGCATGTTAAATCATGTTGTATTTGTCACCTACCTGTTTCATTAGAAGTGACCTCACAGCTTGTTTGGAGGGTTGTTTTTTTCCATTGAAGTTGCTgcccaaaaagcatcaaattctgTGGTTTCTCCTTCAGGGGAAGTTGGTTTTTTTAAGTTTGTTGGTCAGAACAGgcctttgttcttcttcttttttgttttttgacaGTTCATTTCTTCTGTTTGATGTTTTAGAGGCTATACATGAAAATGTATGAGCCTCTTTTTTCAGTTACTTTGGTTTGTAATGCCTTGTTTGGAAGTGATGAAATAGATGAAAACTTTGCTTCTTTCATTCTGTTACCAATACATTTCTATTCTCTCTCtcggttaaattacaaatttagtccctttttaaacttttaaaattatgaaattaacaTCTTAACTTTGATCATTagacataaattgaaatttgcaTCTAATAAATCAATTGGTTGTTTGATATTTTGAATTTGTCAAGGATTTATTGGttagaaaattgaaattttaaagactAATTATATACAAAATAATGTAAGTCATTTGAAAACAAggattcaaaaaaataaattgaatttcatatttttaaatatatatttgataggAAATTCATAAACTGGATCTCGGTTTAAATAAATGTTCAAAATGATTtgagttttatatttttaatataaatctgcattttaaattttcaaatttaatctatatacaatgaaaacataaaaatattgctTCTCAAAATTTCCATCATTTAgattacaaaattcaaaaataattttgaaaaatacatATTCACATATTCACGGTAGTATGTAAATACAAAACCATAGAACAAAATCTAGATTGTCCAACAAAGAGGCCTTAATGACTTACTAcaaacttttaaatatttagaaactaaataaatacaaatctTAAAGTTTTTGGACTAAATATGTAATttaactttccttttctttactAATCTTTAATATGCATACGACATTGTATTTTTAACTCTTTTGTTTGgtattttggtttttgattatAATAATGTAGGTAAGTACACtaatgatatattatattaattttatatagtAATCAAAGTGAGCTTAGCTTAGCAGTAATTGACATGCATTTCCTTCCTTAAAGTTAGAGGTTCGATCCTCGTCTTATaccattgttgtaataaaaatatttaataattaatttcatgttacaatatataatttatatgtaaaactgattaaatatatagttattatataATACAATTGATCACAAATCTTGGCAATCTTTTTTATTGGAAGAATGAGAGTCCACTTTGAAATTGTCTGCCCAATATTCAACCTCTTGAGTTAcacttcaattaaaaaaataaaaataaaaaccttATTATACAGCATCATTAagaaaataaactaagatttcattgctaattaaaatttaatttttcatattcTAAGAACCCCACAAAAACATTATATTTCATTAAGATTGgttaaattttgttttctctTAACCCTCACTCCCTTCCCATCATTTTCTACCACATTATAATATTCTTATTGATATTGACATCTTTGTCTTCACAATTGATGAACTTATGGCTCTTTGCAAGATAATTATGGTCAAATGTTTTATGTATTAATATGATTTGTTCAGAGAATAATAacacaattttcaatttttcaaattatagaTAATACCCGTAAACTTTatcatttgttttaaaaatactcATTATTTCAATGGTTGTAGTACTATTACGTTTAACATTTTATAAATCTAGATCGTCACATCATTCAATGTCACCGTCATACAACATTAGAGATTTTCCTTACACTTCTAAATTTTGGAGTTGTATCAATTCAAAGGTTGAACTAATAATTCATATcaatttattaaacactttcataactgtatcaatttatactctccATTATTTTCTATTTGGATATACATTGTGcagaacttttaattttatcaattaaacccTTCAACTCCTATTAGCAAATCACTTTTGACTCTGTGTTAAGATTTCATCTGAAAATTGTCCATGCATCTATTTTATTGATCCagtgtaatgaatgcataaattttaaattaattgaaatccAAATCatacaaacaaaattaattgaaatctaaataatacaaaattttaaataaaaatattaggGCGAATTGCAAAAACCATCATGAAAGTATGGTGATAGTTGCAATTGCACCctcaaacttttaattgtaAAAGTTGGGTCCCCAAACttctaaaagttaaattttgagcCTTAAACTTATAATAAATGTAGAAATTAGACCTACAAATGGTAAAAATAGAACCTTCGAACTTATAAGACTATTACAAtctatataattatttaagCTAGATGACCCTAGTATGAGTTTGAGgtctcaatttttaaaattaaaagtttaagggtataatTATAACTACCATCATAATTTATGAgtgatttttgcaattttgGGTGGTTTTTACAATTTAcccaaaatattataataaattttaaattagttataaatatgataatattGAAATAATAAGCTATTTTGGTTCTTATAACTAAATTACACTCATTTACTATTAATTTACCAAAGATCATAactaattttttctaaattaaaattaaaatttactaaacaatatttaaaatactgTATTTTActtttcttcattattgatttttCTAGAAGTACaaacaacaattattttaaaagttacaacAATCCTAAACAAAACTTTAATTTGGATCTCTCGTTATATTTTCTAATCCACTTTCGacatatgttttaaaaaatcgaatcaagttttgaaaaaaaaaaaatagttttcataaaacttgttttttttttcttataattaaACTTGAAATTCAAGTATTTCTTTAACAAATGTATTTCGAGGAAACAAgcataaattaaaaaacaaaaaatagaaaattggaaaaagtttgTTACCAAATGGAGTCGTCATCTTGGTTTTGCGCAATTAAATGTTGTCAATGTATTATTGGagtttaaaacatattttagaTATTTCATCTATCTTATAAAAAATCATAAGCATAGTATTAAATTTCGTCAACATATCGATATTTTCACGTTTTTAGGGTCCAATATTGACATGAAACCgaatcaatattttcattatatcatagAAAAATCCGTcaaacgtaaaaaaaaaaaaaaaaaaaaaaaaaaaaaaagaaagaaagaaagaaagaaaagcaacAAAATGCTAGtggtataaatataatatatagacatgctaagttgttttaaaatcttaaaatatttatttacaaatttaatttttttttttttaatattttcagaGATATCCATTGAAATTGACATTTTATCAAAAAGTTTTGTAAAATAGAGACTTCGacattttcatcaatattttaaacCTTGATTTAGAAGTAGATctatttagaaatattttgttgTAGTAATAAAAAtaggttgatttttttttaaaaaaaataaaaaactgttACACTTTGGGTCAAAAATGCTCCTAAAGTTTCAAAAAcacccttaaactttcaaaaaaaaaaaagttcaaaaaataccaTTGTCATTAATTTTGGATGGAAACCgttaaagttttgtttaaaaaataactccGGAACTTTCAAAACGTTTTAAAAATACCCTTAActtaataaaagttcaaaaatgcCTCCACCGTtagtatttgaataaaaatCGTTAATTTCTCATGgaaaaattcttttaataaataaataaataaaaatgctCCTActaatcaatttgtttgaagttttcttaagttcgaaaagaatcaattttaaaataagttatatagatatcctcatttttttcatataggtactctcattttctcttaattttcaatTCTTAGCTTACatcaa comes from the Benincasa hispida cultivar B227 chromosome 5, ASM972705v1, whole genome shotgun sequence genome and includes:
- the LOC120077996 gene encoding transcription factor bHLH25-like, with the translated sequence MEKSSMVVFSEMGMEDNGFVNQWHKSSMDELGMLPLAASLGENLQHSYAQTNFDQKASLNHSHNAILGYVKQFKNDEWSSYQTTNHLPNSQVIAYPTASVSASNYSNQMDFTRPKEEVVCPQSISNLPSDILVSQGSLAYQSHVTKSNRGTRSPSTNSRIPQAQDHILAERRRREKLSQRFIALSAIVPGLKKMDKASVLGDAIKYLKQLQEKVKILEEQTRRKDIESVVFVRKSQVFADGNNTSKEEDEPLPEIEARFCDKNVLIRVHCEKKKDVIEKTIAEIEKLHLTIVNSSVMSFGSLALDITIIAQMDKEFCLTLKELVKKLQSTLRLF